Proteins encoded in a region of the Inquilinus sp. KBS0705 genome:
- the lepB gene encoding signal peptidase I, whose product MNWKFLSRKKATATKTKKSKLREWGDAILFAVIASSIIRGLLFSAYAIPSASMEGSLMTGDYLFVSKLSYGARMPMTPISIPFLESTIQGTQIKTYWDAIQLPYFRLPGLGTVKQGDPVVFNYPAESVARPVDMRVHYIKRCIATPGDVMSIVDTRVYVNGKLVENFPKAQTSYLVTTDGNNLNPEMIHQLKIEVRQQLNNTDYEMIIPAASLTEFKGYSNIKAVKPIVDSKGDYDAQVFPHNEKFKWNQDNFGPLLMPKKGLTIPLNDSTMALYGRAIEVYEHNKVEHKGADIYINDKKADTYTFKMGYYWMMGDNRHNSEDSRFWGFVPEDHIVGKAMITWMSIDSSETFLKRIRWDRVFSRIH is encoded by the coding sequence ATGAACTGGAAATTTTTATCGCGTAAAAAAGCAACAGCTACTAAAACTAAAAAAAGCAAATTACGCGAGTGGGGCGATGCCATACTTTTTGCGGTAATAGCTTCATCAATCATTCGCGGTTTATTGTTTTCGGCCTATGCTATCCCATCAGCTTCGATGGAAGGCAGTTTAATGACAGGCGATTACCTTTTTGTAAGTAAATTATCATACGGTGCCCGTATGCCTATGACTCCAATTTCGATACCATTTTTAGAATCGACCATACAAGGCACACAAATAAAAACCTACTGGGATGCTATACAGCTACCTTACTTCCGTTTACCGGGCTTAGGTACCGTTAAACAAGGCGATCCTGTAGTGTTTAACTACCCGGCCGAGTCGGTAGCAAGGCCTGTAGATATGCGTGTACATTACATAAAACGTTGTATTGCTACGCCGGGCGATGTAATGAGCATTGTTGATACCCGTGTATATGTTAATGGCAAATTGGTTGAAAACTTCCCAAAAGCTCAAACGTCATATTTGGTTACAACCGATGGTAATAACCTTAACCCCGAAATGATACACCAATTAAAAATTGAGGTTAGGCAGCAATTGAATAACACTGATTATGAAATGATAATCCCTGCCGCAAGCCTTACCGAATTTAAAGGATATTCGAATATTAAAGCGGTGAAACCTATTGTTGACTCTAAAGGCGACTACGACGCCCAGGTATTCCCTCATAACGAAAAGTTTAAATGGAACCAGGATAACTTTGGCCCTTTATTGATGCCTAAAAAAGGATTAACCATCCCCCTTAATGATTCTACAATGGCTTTATATGGCCGCGCCATTGAGGTTTATGAGCACAATAAAGTAGAGCATAAAGGCGCGGATATTTATATAAATGATAAAAAGGCCGATACCTATACCTTTAAAATGGGTTATTACTGGATGATGGGCGATAATCGCCATAATTCCGAAGACTCCCGTTTTTGGGGCTTTGTACCTGAAGACCATATAGTTGGTAAAGCCATGATAACCTGGATGAGTATTGACAGCAGCGAAACTTTTTTAAAGCGTATACGCTGGGACAGGGTATTTAGCCGCATACACTAA
- a CDS encoding phytanoyl-CoA dioxygenase family protein codes for MANKALNAAQLAAYHRDGYLVVKNFCNAAEIDKLYSTALNDDAMRKNALDLNDQSGKKTRLSLWFTPGNDVFGYLTRSERMITPVGQLLGEDAPVCHFHSKLMQKEPKVGGAWEWHQDYGYWYKNQFMFPDQLMSVMVALTDANKQNGCLQVIKGSHKLGRVNHGFSGEQVGADMSMVNNALQTMELVYCDLNAGDALFFHSNLLHRSEANLSDHPRWSIISCYSLQSNLAYNETSTSWKTPVDIVPDEAILNWDAGSLSNNDFLAKENDPALKETGWEK; via the coding sequence ATGGCCAATAAAGCATTAAACGCAGCACAGCTTGCAGCATACCACCGTGATGGTTACCTCGTAGTAAAAAACTTTTGCAACGCAGCAGAAATTGATAAGCTATACAGCACCGCGCTAAACGATGATGCCATGCGCAAAAACGCCTTAGATCTTAACGACCAAAGCGGAAAAAAAACTCGCTTATCGCTGTGGTTTACACCCGGTAATGATGTGTTTGGCTATTTAACCCGCAGCGAGCGCATGATAACGCCTGTGGGCCAACTATTAGGCGAAGATGCGCCGGTTTGCCATTTTCACTCCAAGTTAATGCAGAAAGAACCAAAGGTAGGAGGTGCGTGGGAGTGGCACCAGGATTATGGCTATTGGTACAAAAACCAATTTATGTTTCCAGACCAACTGATGAGTGTGATGGTGGCCTTAACCGATGCAAATAAGCAAAATGGCTGCCTGCAGGTAATTAAAGGCTCGCACAAGTTAGGGCGTGTTAATCATGGTTTTTCGGGTGAGCAGGTGGGGGCCGATATGAGCATGGTGAACAATGCCCTGCAAACCATGGAACTGGTATACTGCGACCTTAATGCCGGTGATGCTTTGTTTTTCCATAGCAACCTGTTGCACCGTTCCGAAGCTAATTTATCAGATCATCCCCGCTGGTCTATCATATCCTGTTACTCGCTGCAGTCTAACCTGGCATACAACGAAACCTCGACCTCGTGGAAAACACCGGTAGATATTGTACCCGACGAAGCCATATTAAACTGGGATGCAGGATCGCTATCAAACAACGATTTCCTGGCCAAAGAAAATGATCCGGCACTGAAAGAAACAGGGTGGGAGAAGTGA
- a CDS encoding RNA polymerase sigma-70 factor, with the protein MLLKITLLKTNTIDLWKLVCLNDDYKSFESLFRALNHPLIKFSKFYTKNNEAAEDIVSEVFVKCWQNRKKLTDVANPDTYLFVAVKNQSLNYIKKHSQVQMVELQPADENKFMNTFDPEKELEHKELFLLMEQAVSSLPPQACMVFRMIKENGLKYKEVAEIMNISPRTVQTHLFRSIKKLSELLSVYRYVKDPNIQDNYA; encoded by the coding sequence ATTCTTTTAAAAATTACATTATTGAAAACTAATACTATTGATTTGTGGAAACTGGTTTGCTTAAATGATGATTATAAGTCATTTGAATCGCTGTTTCGTGCGTTAAATCACCCGCTTATCAAATTCAGTAAGTTTTATACCAAAAATAATGAAGCTGCTGAGGATATCGTATCAGAAGTGTTTGTTAAGTGCTGGCAAAATCGAAAAAAATTAACTGATGTTGCTAATCCCGATACCTATTTGTTTGTTGCGGTTAAAAATCAATCGTTAAATTATATCAAAAAGCATTCCCAGGTACAAATGGTAGAGCTGCAACCTGCCGACGAAAATAAATTTATGAATACGTTTGATCCTGAAAAAGAGCTGGAGCACAAAGAGCTTTTTTTACTGATGGAGCAAGCGGTATCATCGTTACCACCGCAGGCATGTATGGTTTTCAGAATGATAAAAGAGAACGGTTTAAAATACAAGGAAGTTGCAGAGATCATGAATATTTCGCCACGTACGGTGCAAACCCATCTTTTCCGATCGATAAAAAAGCTAAGCGAATTACTATCTGTGTACCGCTATGTAAAAGACCCTAACATACAGGATAATTACGCATAG
- a CDS encoding lipolytic protein G-D-S-L family, with translation MKNYSRRLTAIFLLISICILGAFRLPALKKLNIVFIGDSITQGQDNPALQPSVYAVNYLKEHNVADTVQQANRGINGKTTLDYLPGEELFTRVIGSADEFYTDTTAQLLFSVMLGTNDSAIKGTHGAPVSVTDYDKNITQIVDSLLKRYPNSKIVINRPIWYSPNTYNGAMYLAEGLARLQSYFPVIDDMVKRYGLNHPGHVFKGDTRAFKYFRKNFDKTLQHEQGRQGIFYLHPNSEGAARLGEFWARAINKALGN, from the coding sequence ATGAAAAATTACAGCAGAAGATTAACGGCAATTTTTTTGTTAATAAGCATATGTATACTGGGGGCGTTTAGGTTACCGGCGTTAAAAAAGCTAAACATTGTATTTATAGGCGATAGTATTACCCAGGGCCAGGACAATCCCGCCCTGCAGCCATCAGTATATGCTGTAAATTATTTAAAGGAGCATAACGTTGCCGACACCGTACAGCAGGCTAACCGGGGTATAAATGGCAAAACCACGTTAGATTACCTGCCCGGCGAGGAGTTGTTTACAAGGGTAATTGGGTCGGCAGATGAGTTTTATACCGATACCACAGCACAATTACTCTTCTCGGTTATGTTAGGCACTAACGACAGTGCAATTAAAGGTACCCACGGCGCGCCTGTGTCGGTTACAGATTATGATAAAAACATAACCCAGATTGTTGATTCGCTATTAAAAAGATATCCTAACAGTAAGATAGTGATCAACCGTCCCATTTGGTATAGCCCTAACACTTATAATGGCGCTATGTACCTGGCCGAAGGACTGGCAAGGTTACAAAGCTATTTCCCGGTAATTGATGACATGGTTAAAAGATACGGGCTTAACCACCCCGGCCACGTTTTTAAGGGTGATACAAGAGCATTTAAGTATTTCAGGAAGAATTTTGACAAAACCTTGCAACACGAACAAGGCCGGCAAGGTATTTTTTATTTGCATCCAAATAGCGAGGGTGCTGCCCGGCTTGGAGAATTTTGGGCCAGGGCAATAAATAAAGCCCTGGGTAACTAA
- a CDS encoding glycoside hydrolase family 92 protein, with product MSVFLRCVVVASALFTAVNASAQKKKDLTQYVDPFIGTGGHGHTYPGAVAPFGMVQLSPDTRLEGWDGSSGYHYTDSLVYGFSHTHLSGTGIPDYCDVLFMPTTGEPKLKNTEYRSHFQKKNEDASPGYYKTTLDKYNIEVELTATTRVGVHKYDYPGGVQGNIIIDLQHRDEVLDSWIEVVNDHEIRGFRRSKYWATNQHLYFYAKFSKPFKSYGIALDDKLQAGQTKIQGKNVKMYIQFDNPGEVISKVGISSVSADGALKNLDAEVPDFDFKKIQKAAKLAWNNELNKIQVEGGAPPVSQQRQQQQGQTYNPYGYNTPAPRTKKMEIPDVAKIKQVIFYSALYHCMLAPNIYNDVDGQYRGLDQQIHTANGFNYYTAFSLWDTYRAENPLLNLIDRKRTLDFIKTFLAVYEQGGLLPIWPLASTETYCMVGNHSIPVIVDAYAKGIRDFNAEEAFTAMKAAVNRNQFGLDNYRKTGAVNADVEHESVSKTLDYAYDDWCIAQMAKMLNKPQDYAEYIKRAQYWKNVHNNQNGFMQARDNGGWYAPFEPTEINNNYTEGNGWQYSFLVPQDVEGLAKSLGGTDKLEAKLDELFSTEAKLSGREQADVTGLVGQYAHGNEPSHHIAYLYNFTNSPDKTQYYVNKILREQYSAKPDGLSGNEDCGQMSAWYVMSSLGIYNIAPGQQQYQIGIPQFEKMVINMENGKKFTISNPSATVSRENNYLQGMNLDKKLYNKLYIDYETIAQGGDFEVFTGRLANKLFMQDLEKPTSAIKDELIVPNPYIQAGTKTFKKPISIAIECADSLAKIYYTLDGSTPTVNSTLFNQRLIISENTTVKAIAVNNGKSSFVDEATFTKIRGDIKLTLINKYLPNYSAQGDETLVNGLHGTANWRLGNWQGYQGNDLEAIIDMGQIKPIKQVSMGALQDSRAWIVFPRYVQFWVSNDGKTYKLASTVNTQVDVKELEPQTQQFTAPLDNTRARYIKVIAKQYGPLPDWHESKGSPSYIFADEITVE from the coding sequence ATGAGCGTATTCCTTCGTTGTGTTGTAGTGGCATCTGCACTATTTACCGCTGTAAATGCTTCGGCACAAAAGAAAAAAGACCTTACACAATATGTAGACCCATTTATAGGTACGGGCGGGCATGGGCACACCTACCCCGGCGCGGTTGCCCCTTTTGGCATGGTGCAGCTAAGCCCCGATACCCGGCTGGAGGGTTGGGACGGCAGCTCCGGTTATCATTATACCGACTCGCTGGTGTATGGCTTTTCGCATACCCATTTAAGCGGTACGGGCATCCCCGATTATTGCGACGTGCTATTTATGCCTACCACCGGCGAACCCAAACTAAAAAACACCGAATACCGCTCGCATTTCCAAAAAAAGAATGAGGATGCAAGCCCGGGGTACTATAAAACCACCCTTGATAAGTACAATATTGAAGTTGAGCTAACGGCTACCACCCGTGTTGGCGTGCATAAATACGATTACCCCGGCGGTGTGCAGGGCAATATTATTATTGATCTGCAGCATCGCGATGAGGTTTTAGATTCGTGGATAGAGGTAGTGAACGACCACGAGATACGCGGCTTCCGCAGGTCAAAGTACTGGGCCACCAATCAGCATTTATATTTTTACGCCAAGTTTTCAAAGCCGTTTAAAAGCTACGGCATTGCTTTAGATGATAAACTGCAAGCGGGGCAAACCAAAATACAGGGTAAAAATGTAAAAATGTACATTCAGTTTGATAACCCCGGAGAGGTGATATCAAAGGTGGGTATATCATCGGTAAGTGCCGATGGTGCCTTAAAAAACTTGGATGCCGAGGTACCCGACTTCGATTTTAAAAAAATACAAAAGGCTGCCAAACTTGCCTGGAACAACGAATTAAATAAAATTCAGGTAGAAGGCGGTGCGCCGCCGGTATCGCAGCAGCGGCAACAGCAGCAGGGCCAAACTTATAACCCTTATGGTTACAATACCCCTGCCCCGCGCACCAAAAAAATGGAGATACCCGATGTGGCTAAAATAAAGCAGGTTATATTTTATTCGGCTTTGTACCACTGTATGCTGGCCCCCAATATTTATAACGATGTTGACGGGCAGTACCGCGGTTTAGACCAGCAGATACACACTGCAAACGGGTTTAATTATTATACTGCTTTCTCGCTATGGGACACCTACCGCGCCGAAAACCCGTTGTTAAACCTGATAGACCGTAAACGCACGCTTGATTTTATAAAAACTTTTTTGGCCGTTTACGAGCAAGGCGGTTTGTTACCTATATGGCCACTTGCCAGTACCGAAACCTATTGCATGGTGGGCAACCACTCCATCCCCGTTATTGTAGATGCTTATGCCAAAGGAATACGTGATTTTAACGCTGAGGAAGCTTTTACCGCGATGAAAGCTGCTGTAAACCGCAACCAGTTTGGCTTAGATAACTATCGTAAAACCGGTGCGGTTAATGCCGATGTAGAGCACGAATCGGTATCAAAAACATTAGATTATGCTTATGATGACTGGTGCATAGCCCAAATGGCTAAAATGCTGAATAAACCACAGGATTATGCCGAATATATAAAACGTGCCCAATATTGGAAAAACGTACACAACAACCAAAATGGCTTTATGCAGGCCCGCGACAATGGCGGCTGGTATGCGCCTTTTGAGCCTACCGAAATTAATAATAATTATACCGAGGGTAATGGCTGGCAATACTCGTTTTTAGTACCACAGGATGTAGAGGGCCTGGCAAAAAGTTTAGGCGGCACAGATAAACTGGAAGCCAAGCTGGATGAACTATTTAGTACTGAGGCTAAACTAAGCGGCCGCGAGCAGGCAGATGTTACCGGTTTGGTAGGCCAGTACGCGCATGGTAACGAGCCGAGCCACCACATTGCCTATTTGTACAACTTCACCAATTCGCCCGATAAAACCCAGTATTATGTGAACAAGATACTGCGCGAACAATACAGCGCCAAGCCCGATGGCCTGTCGGGTAACGAAGATTGCGGTCAAATGTCGGCCTGGTATGTAATGAGCTCGCTGGGGATATATAACATAGCGCCGGGGCAGCAACAGTACCAGATAGGTATACCGCAGTTCGAGAAAATGGTGATTAATATGGAGAACGGTAAAAAGTTTACAATTAGCAACCCAAGTGCAACCGTTAGCCGCGAGAATAATTACCTGCAAGGTATGAACCTTGATAAAAAGCTATATAACAAGCTATATATAGATTATGAAACCATTGCCCAGGGTGGTGACTTTGAAGTGTTTACCGGCAGGCTGGCCAACAAGCTCTTTATGCAGGATCTGGAAAAGCCAACATCGGCCATTAAAGATGAACTGATAGTACCTAACCCCTATATACAGGCAGGTACAAAAACATTTAAAAAACCCATAAGTATAGCTATAGAATGCGCCGATAGCCTGGCCAAAATATACTATACCCTTGACGGCAGCACACCAACCGTAAACTCTACCCTGTTTAACCAACGGCTTATTATATCCGAAAATACCACCGTTAAAGCCATAGCGGTAAACAATGGCAAAAGCAGCTTTGTTGACGAGGCCACCTTTACCAAAATACGCGGCGACATCAAACTTACCCTTATTAACAAGTACCTGCCTAATTACTCGGCACAAGGCGACGAAACGCTGGTGAACGGCTTGCATGGCACTGCCAACTGGCGCCTGGGCAACTGGCAGGGCTACCAGGGTAACGATTTAGAAGCTATTATAGATATGGGGCAAATTAAACCCATAAAACAAGTAAGCATGGGTGCCTTGCAGGATAGCCGTGCATGGATAGTTTTCCCGCGCTATGTGCAGTTTTGGGTAAGTAACGATGGTAAAACCTACAAACTGGCATCAACCGTGAACACTCAGGTTGATGTGAAGGAGCTGGAGCCGCAAACACAGCAGTTTACCGCCCCGCTTGACAACACACGGGCGCGATACATAAAAGTTATTGCCAAACAATACGGCCCGCTACCCGACTGGCACGAAAGCAAGGGCAGCCCATCATATATTTTTGCTGACGAGATAACCGTGGAATAA
- a CDS encoding cold-shock protein gives MQKEGTVKFFNTTKGFGFISQSDNRSDVFVHSTGLIDEIRENDSVTFDVEEGKKGLTAVNVKVV, from the coding sequence ATGCAAAAAGAAGGAACAGTAAAGTTTTTCAATACCACTAAAGGTTTTGGATTCATTTCACAGAGTGATAACAGAAGCGATGTTTTTGTACACTCAACTGGCCTCATCGACGAAATTCGTGAAAACGATAGTGTTACGTTTGATGTAGAAGAAGGCAAAAAAGGCCTTACCGCGGTAAATGTAAAAGTAGTTTAA
- a CDS encoding ROK family protein, with translation MPLHKNIYLYGNLIKHYIIHGALSIGELSDHTKRSVPSVTKIVNELVANGILKDDGLGISNGGRRPATFSIVNGMVYILSVAANQFTTRVAIIDISNHDIVYEKEFKLNLYDYEPSAEKLAGIIKTCLANPIVNADDFLAVEVTMPGFVDTKLGTNNSFLPPPQGTLVEYLTAETGLPIFIDNDSTAIALAEQMFGDKSALKNSMVVNLGWGVGLGMIMNGQIFRGHSGYAGEFSHLALFKNGKICSCGKYGCLETEASLLAIEDKARAGVASGHATSLSKYNEFSADDIIAEALRGDAFCIKIISEAAYNVGQGLAILIHLMNPESIILSGKGSVLGKLWLAPIQQAINEHCIPKLTTYVNLLVSGLGNNAQLYGGLILIAENLQNINPRVNTNKHLVNAGLGYI, from the coding sequence ATGCCTCTTCATAAAAACATTTACCTGTACGGTAATCTAATAAAGCACTATATCATTCATGGAGCATTATCCATTGGTGAACTTAGTGACCATACCAAACGTAGCGTGCCCTCTGTAACTAAAATAGTTAACGAGTTGGTTGCCAATGGTATATTAAAAGATGATGGTTTAGGTATATCTAATGGCGGCCGCCGCCCGGCTACCTTTTCAATTGTAAACGGAATGGTTTACATACTATCTGTTGCGGCCAATCAATTTACTACTCGTGTTGCTATAATTGATATAAGTAACCATGATATTGTTTACGAAAAAGAATTTAAGCTGAATTTGTATGATTACGAACCATCAGCCGAAAAGCTTGCCGGTATAATAAAAACCTGCCTGGCTAACCCCATTGTAAATGCCGACGACTTTTTGGCTGTAGAAGTTACCATGCCCGGTTTTGTTGATACTAAATTAGGTACTAATAATTCATTCTTACCCCCGCCGCAAGGCACACTGGTAGAGTATCTTACCGCCGAGACAGGATTACCCATTTTTATAGATAATGATTCGACTGCCATAGCATTGGCCGAGCAAATGTTTGGTGACAAAAGCGCGTTAAAAAATTCGATGGTAGTAAACCTTGGCTGGGGCGTTGGTTTAGGGATGATAATGAATGGCCAGATATTTAGAGGCCATAGTGGTTACGCCGGTGAATTTAGCCATCTGGCTTTATTTAAAAATGGTAAAATATGCAGTTGCGGTAAATACGGCTGCCTGGAAACAGAAGCATCGTTATTGGCAATTGAAGATAAAGCACGCGCAGGCGTAGCAAGCGGTCATGCTACCAGCTTGTCAAAGTATAACGAGTTTAGTGCTGACGACATTATAGCAGAGGCACTGCGGGGTGATGCGTTTTGTATAAAGATCATCTCGGAAGCTGCGTATAATGTTGGCCAGGGTTTAGCTATATTAATACACTTGATGAACCCCGAAAGCATAATTTTAAGCGGTAAAGGGAGCGTATTGGGTAAGCTGTGGCTGGCGCCCATACAACAAGCCATTAACGAGCATTGCATACCTAAGCTAACAACTTATGTAAATCTATTGGTGTCGGGTTTAGGTAATAACGCCCAATTATATGGCGGATTGATATTAATAGCCGAGAATTTACAAAACATAAACCCACGCGTAAATACCAATAAACACTTGGTAAATGCAGGCTTGGGGTATATATAA